The Camelina sativa cultivar DH55 chromosome 14, Cs, whole genome shotgun sequence genome includes a window with the following:
- the LOC104776974 gene encoding protein MEI2-like 5, whose protein sequence is MDIPHEAEAGAWGILPGFGRHHHPSSDATLFSSSLPVLPHGKLQMIDNRDSFSRIDDTAVSRANKFHESVDDVESHSIGNLLPDEEDLLTGMMDELELGELPDADDFDLFGSGGGMELDTDFRDNLSMTGPPRLSLSSLGGNAIPPFNIQNGAGTVAGEHPYGEHPSRTLFVRNINSNVEDSELRTLFEQYGDIRTLYTTCKHRGFVMISYYDIRSARMAMRSLQNKPLRRRKLDIHFSIPKDNPSEKDMNQGTLVVFNLDPSISNDDLHGIFGAHGEIKEIRETPHKRHHKFVEFYDVRGAEAALKALNRCEIAGKRIKVEPSRPGGARRSLMLQLNQELENDDLHYLPMIGSPMANSPPSNWLLNSPVEGSPLQSVLSRSPVFGLSPTRNSHLSGLASALNSQGPSSKLAPIGRAQIGSNVFQQSSPLFQEPKLDNKYTGNLSPSGPLISNGGGIETLSGSEFLWGSPNTRSEPSSSSVWSTSSTGNPLFSARVDRSVPFPHQHQNQSRSHHHFHVGSAPSGVPLEKHFGFVPESSKDTLFMNSVGLQGMSGMGLNGGSFPSKMTNNGIMNPGSMAENGFSSYRMMSSPRFSPMFLSSGLNPGRVTSGFDGLYENGRPRRVENNSIQVESRKQFQLDLEKILKGEDSRTTLMIKNIPNKYTSKMLLAAIDEKNQGTYNFLYLPIDFKNKCNVGYAFINMLSPELIIPFYEAFNGKKWEKFNSEKVASLAYARIQGKSALIAHFQNSSLMNEDMRCRPIIFDTPNNPDTVEQVVDEEIKNVDLLDSQLDDDGRERS, encoded by the exons ATGGATATACCACACGAAGCTGAGGCTGGAGCTTGGGGAATCCTCCCTGGCTTTGGTCGTCACCATCATCCTTCCAGCGATGCTACTTTGTTCTCCAGTTCTTTACCTGTTCTTCCCCATGGAAAAC TTCAAATGATTGATAACAGAGATAGTTTCTCAAGGATAGATGATACGGCTGTTTCTCGTGCAAACAAGTTTCACGAAAGTGTTGATGACGTTGAATCTCATTCCATTGGAAACCTGCTTCCTGATGAAGAAGATCTATTGACAGGGATGATGGATGAACTTGAACTGGGCGAGCTACCAGATGCTGATGATTTCGATCTTTTTGGTAGTGGAGGAGGAATGGAACTTGACACTGATTTTAGGGACAACTTGAGCATGACTGGTCCTCCAAGATTGTCCCTTTCAAGTCTTGGTGGAAACGCAATTCCGCcatttaatattcaaaatggTGCTGGCACTGTTGCTGGTGAGCATCCTTACGGTGAACACCCCTCGAGAACATTGTTTGTCCGGAATATTAACAGTAATGTAGAGGACTCTGAACTCAGAACTCTCTTTGAG CAATACGGTGACATTAGAACGCTCTATACTACTTGTAAGCATAGGGGATTTGTCATGATATCTTATTATGACATTCGTTCTGCTCGAATGGCTATGCGGTCTTTACAGAATAAGCCTTTAAGACGGAGAAAATTGGATATTCACTTCTCAATTCCCAAG GATAATCCATCTGAGAAGGATATGAATCAGGGGACATTAGTGGTTTTTAACCTGGATCCTTCAATTTCTAATGATGACTTGCATGGTATTTTTGGTGCACATGGCGAGATCAAAGAG ATAAGAGAAACACCACATAAGAGGCATCACAAATTCGTCGAGTTTTATGATGTTCGAGGTGCTGAAGCAGCATTGAAGGCATTAAACAGGTGTGAGATTGCAGGAAAACGTATAAAGGTTGAACCTAGTCGCCCTGGTGGAGCTCGTCGAAG CCTGATGTTGCAACTTAACCAAGAACTTGAAAACGATGATTTGCATTACCTACCTATGATTGGTTCACCCATGGCGAACTCTCCTCCAA GTAACTGGCTGCTGAATAGTCCTGTGGAGGGTAGTCCACTTCAAAGTGTACTTAGCAGGTCACCCGTTTTCGGGTTAAGTCCTACAAGGAACAGCCACTTGTCTGGTTTGGCGTCTGCTCTAAATTCACAAGGACCAAGCTCGAAGCTTGCACCCATTGGCAGGGCTCAAATTGGTAGCAACGTCTTCCAACAGTCATCACCTTTGTTCCAAGAGCCAAAGCTGGATAACAAGTACACCGGAAATCTCTCTCCTTCTGGTCCTTTGATCTCAAATGGAGGTGGAATTGAGACGTTGTCAGGTTCAGAGTTTCTCTGGGGAAGTCCTAATACACGCTCTGAACCTTCAAGTTCCTCGGTTTGGTCAACATCATCCACTGGGAATCCACTCTTCTCAGCTCGGGTAGACCGATCTGTTCCATTTCCGCATCAGCATCAGAATCAAAGTCGTAGTCATCATCACTTCCATGTTGGGTCTGCACCATCTGGTGTTCCTCTAGAAAAGCATTTTGGATTCGTCCCAGAGTCTTCAAAGGACACTTTATTCATGAACAGTGTTGGTCTTCAAGGAATGAGTGGAATGGGTCTCAACGGTGGAAGTTTCCCGtcaaaaatgacaaataatGGGATCATGAACCCTGGAAGCATGGCTGAAAACGGGTTTTCAAGTTACAGAATGATGTCTTCACCGAGATTCTCCCCCATGTTCTTAAGCAGCGGTCTAAACCCAGGACGGGTCACCTCTGGCTTTGACGGTTTGTATGAAAATGGAAGGCCTCGTAGAGTCGAGAACAATTCGATCCAAGTTGAAAGCAGGAAACAGTTTCAACTTGATTTGGAAAAAATTCTTAAAGGAGAGGATTCTCGAACCACCTTGATGATTAAAAACATTCCAAACAA ATACACCTCAAAGATGTTGTTAGCTGCGATTGATGAGAAGAACCAAGGGACTTACAACTTTCTCTATTTGCCCATTGATTTTAAG AACAAATGCAATGTTGGCTATGCATTCATCAATATGCTCTCTCCAGAACTCATCATTCCATTTTATGAG GCTTTTAACGGGAAGAAGTGGGAGAAGTTTAACAGTGAGAAAGTAGCTTCACTAGCATATGCTCGGATACAAGGAAAATCTGCCCTTATAGCCCATTTTCAGAACTCAAGCTTGATGAATGAAGATATGCGTTGTCGTCCTATTATCTTCGACACCCCTAACAATCCAGACACTGTTGAACAG GTTGTTGATGAGGAAATTAAGAATGTGGATCTCCTTGACTCTCAGCTCGATGATGATGGCAGAGAGAGAAGCTGA
- the LOC104741528 gene encoding uncharacterized protein LOC104741528, with translation MSSHPFSLPSQEIFDSMILFSLHLYNNIYLSPETELLRNHSFFPLSNPKNYLKTISLFFSQKLFNYTDNGNKMTHRITSRCFSIMLLCLLITSPLDVIAQGQGGQGDIPVVNPTAPGGSTTTPTITQPSPPTSTFPGPTTPTTTPTGGYPPLDGTTPTGGYPPLDGTSPPGGGGDVGGGYGGGNAPGGGGDTGAGGGGGGGYGGGAPGGGGGGDTGAGGGGATGGGGGGGDTGAGGSGQWCIAKANASPTSLQVALDYACGYGGADCGQIQQGAACYEPNTIRDHASFAFNSYYQKHPGSDSCNFGGAAQLTSTDPSKGSCHFSSSSGTVSTSPPSQMSPPDFNSPPSSTYPPPITTPTTGTTAPGPPFGVAEPTGLPSSATHVSHSLLSIFTAVGILMPLLRENYL, from the exons ATGTCTTCGCATCCCTTCTCTCTCCCATCCCAAGAAATCTTTGATTCTAtgattctcttttctcttcatctttataataacatatatctATCACCTGAGACGGAACTTCTTCGCAACCATTCTTTCTTTCCTCTATCAAATCCAAAGAACTACCTGAAGActatatctctctttttctctcaaaagcttTTCAACTACACGGATAACGGAAACAAAATGACTCACCGTATAACTTCTCGATGTTTCTCCATCATGCTTCTATGTCTTCTAATCACTTCAC CTCTAGATGTTATAGCTCAGGGTCAGGGAGGACAAGGTGATATACCAGTTGTTAATCCTACAGCTCCCGGTGGTAGCACCACCACACCAACCATAACCCAGCCATCACCGCCTACCTCAACATTCCCAGGTCCAACTACACCAACAACTACACCAACTGGAGGTTATCCACCACTTGATGGTACCACACCAACCGGTGGTTACCCGCCACTTGATGGCACCTCACCtccaggtggtggtggtgatgttgGTGGTGGTTACGGTGGTGGTAATGCACCTGGTGGAGGTGGTGACACTGGTGCAGGTGGAGGAGGTGGCGGCGGTTATGGTGGTGGTGCAcctggtggcggaggaggaggtgaCACCGGTGCAGGAGGTGGTGGTGcaactggtggtggtggtggtggtggtgacacTGGTGCAGGGGGAAGTGGCCAGTGGTGTATAGCGAAAGCAAATGCTTCGCCAACATCATTACAGGTGGCTTTGGATTACGCATGTGGGTATGGAGGAGCTGATTGTGGCCAGATCCAACAAGGTGCAGCCTGTTACGAGCCTAACACTATTCGTGATCATGCTTCCTttgctttcaatagttattaccAGAAGCATCCTGGTTCAGACAGCTGCAATTTTGGAGGGGCAGCCCAACTTACCAGTACAGATCCAA GTAAAGGAAGCTGTcacttctcatcatcatcaggaaCAGTCAG CACAAGCCCACCAAGTCAAATGAGTCCACCAGATTTTAATTCCCCACCATCATCTACATACCCACCCCCTATAACAACTCCAACTACAGGCACAACTGCTCCTGGACCACCATTCGGCGTGGCAGAGCCAACAGGGCTTCCAAGTTCAGCAACACATGTGTCACATAGCCTTCTCTCAATCTTTACAGCAGTTGGGATACTAATGCCACTGCTCAGGGAAAATTATCTTTAA
- the LOC104741529 gene encoding cold-regulated 413 inner membrane protein 2, chloroplastic — protein MASLCLSSSWIVSLHHHKPCLSLKLRRPRISNLSGLSHSAIDVSFNPLRLSSDRQRTASVSAKVEKRRKRGSSVVCYAAPMLSVHNLQWISTISCVALMLTRGTGIHKSFVVPLFALQAPVGIVSWMKGEYGIWAAFLALLTRLFFSFPGELELPFIALLLVIVAPYQVMSIRGKQEGAILSLAISCFLAFQHFSRAGSLQKAFDQNSVLATVAIIGVTVVSILFLI, from the exons ATGGCGAGTCTCTGTCTCTCATCGTCCTGGATCGTCTCTCTCCACCACCACAAACCCTGTCTCTCTCTAAAACTCCGGCGGCCTCGCATTTCGAATCTCTCCGGTCTAAGTCACAGTGCGATTGATGTTTCCTTCAATCCgctaag GTTATCGTCTGATCGTCAGCGAACGGCTTCAGTGTCGGCCAAGGTTGAGAAGCGGCGGAAGAGAGGATCGAGTGTGGTTTGTTATGCCGCTCCGATGTTGTCTGTTCATAATCTACAATGGATCTCCACAATTTCTTGCGT tgcATTGATGCTTACAAGGGGTACTGGTATTCATAAGTCCTTTGTTGTTCCACTATTCGCTCTACAAGCACCTGTGGGCATTGTCTCCTGGATGAA GGGTGAGTATGGCATCTGGGCAGCATTCCTGGCGCTTCTTACTCGACTGTTCTTCTCTTTCCCAG GTGAACTTGAGCTGCCATTTATAGCATTACTCTTGGTGATTGTGGCGCCATATCAAGTTATGAGCATAAG AGGGAAACAAGAAGGGGCTATCCTTTCTTTAGCGATCTCTTGTTTTCTGGCTTTCCAGCATTTCTCACGAGCAGGCAGCTTGCAGAAAGCATTTGATCAGAATTCAGTTCTTGCCACTGTAGCAATAATTGGTGTCACAGTTGTATCGATCCTTTTCTTGATATAA
- the LOC104741530 gene encoding cold-regulated 413 inner membrane protein 1, chloroplastic-like → MASLCLSSSRVVSLHHQKSFLSLKVLRPRSSGLSAGIGHATTGSVSFNPLRLLADRHRIRTATVSTRVEKRQKRGSSLVCYASPVSVYNLQWISAISCIALILARGTGIQKSVVVPLFALHTPSSIVAWIKGEYGVWAAFIALIVRLFLTFPSELELPFIALLLVIVAPHQVMSIRGRQEGAIISLAISCFLAFQHFSKAGSLEKAYEKSSVIATVAIIGVTVVSLLFLL, encoded by the exons ATGGCGAGTCTCTGTCTCTCATCGTCCCGAGTAGTCTCTCTCCACCACCAGaaatcttttctctctttaaaagTACTCCGGCCTCGTTCATCAGGTCTCTCCGCCGGTATAGGTCACGCTACTACGGGTTCTGTTTCCTTCAATCCGTTAAG GTTGTTGGCTGATCGTCATCGAATCAGAACCGCTACGGTGTCAACAAGGGTTGAGAAACGGCAAAAGAGAGGATCGAGCTTGGTGTGTTATGCTTCTCCGGTTTCTGTCTATAATCTACAATGGATCTCAGCTATTTCTTGCAT tgcgTTGATTCTTGCAAGGGGTACTGGTATCCAAAAGTCTGTTGTTGTTCCACTATTCGCTCTACACACACCATCGAGCATTGTCGCTTGGATTAA GGGAGAATATGGCGTTTGGGCAGCATTCATCGCGCTTATTGTTCGACTGTTCTTAACTTTTCCAA GTGAACTTGAGCTGCCGTTCATTGCATTACTCTTGGTGATTGTGGCGCCACATCAAGTTATGAGCATAAG AGGGAGGCAAGAAGGAGCAATCATATCATTAGCAATCTCTTGTTTTCTGGCTTTCCAACATTTCTCAAAAGCAGGCAGCTTGGAGAAAGCATATGAGAAGAGTTCAGTTATTGCCACTGTAGCCATTATTGGTGTCACAGTCGTAtcccttcttttcttgttataa